AGTagtacagagagagagagagagagaaggagaggcGTACACGCaccgtcacacacacacacacacacacacacacacacacacacacacacacacacacacacacacacacacacacacacacacacacacacactcacacacacacacacacacacacacacacacacatacaccacactcactcacacacacacacaaacacacactcacatgtttataacgttatacacaaACAAGATGAACTCTATCCATTTCGGGCAAAATAGTGCTAGTCTCAGGGGGAGCAAAATTCAAGTAGGAGTCAAGAAAATCAGTGCCGTGCCACTTTGCATCAGCTTATTGTTTGGTATTGAAGGGGTTATCACTTTTAAATCAACCCTGTTTATCTGAGATTATTACTGGACCTGTTCCATAGGTATTGTTTGTCCtggccttgatatgttaccgacATAAACAGGAGTAAAGCGGAGCAAACAGGAACGTGTATCAACAGGTATCAGATCCCTCAACATTTGTGTCACTGCACACTCCAAATGTGCAACAAACTGGGCGGTGCCGGTTTTGACGCCAATTAGACGAGTGGTACCAAAATAGATCAAAGAAACTTGATTGACAGTAAGAATTTCAGCATCGTTTCATTCGTGTAAACCACCTTTCCCAGCgatacacaacaaacaaacaaaaatacacgtCTGCTAATTGTAAAACGGTTGTCTTGACTTTAAACAGCGCATAAATACTTAACAGTTTGTCACAACTGTATTTTAATGTCTCATTCAGAATTAGTTCTGAAATATCAAATGAGTCAGAAAGGTTGTGGCTCAAAATTGAGTCCAATTGTGGCTAATGATGAAGCCTTGGGCAACATGTGTCCACTGCTGTGGAATGctcaacatttctttcttctgtAGCGCGCACGCACCGAAGGCAGTAGGCGAATGTTTTTGATGATTTGCAACGGAAAATGAGAAGCGACAAGTAGATCTGAAATGGTGAAACACGATACAAAAGGAATGCTATGTAGTACCTCTGGTGAGAGGATGTATGTGTTCTGAACTGCACATACTTCATCACTCTCCTGACACAAATTGGCCGTGGCCCAGAAGTGGTAATGAGAGACTGCAGCTGAGTTACCTGTCATTTAGAATCAAGGCGGCCATGACTTTCTTTGTTCATAAAGATATGGGTCGTCGTTATACAAGTATtaggtaatgttatgtttttggtagcgctGTGTGTGTTGCGTGTGTGCTACAGTGTTTGTGTAAACACGATAACTCGGGGAGGCCCAAATGATTTGTCTTGCCACTGATAAAATACGAGTCTAAGGCATCTCCTGTTGTGTTTTATGTCTTTAGTACTTATGTACCCATAAACGTCGCTGACAAGTTCCTGCAGCATAGATCAATGTGTATCTCACCGATCAATGTCCATCTACATTATATCAAATGTAGTAGAAATGCAGTACGCttttccaacaaaatgtttgaatgtgCTACTTCCGCTCTTCAACATGCACATGGACCAGTCTCTGTATACACTACCGATAGCGTGCAGGGAAACGATTAGTATATACTCCTTGCTTTTAACGTATTGACAATGGCAGTCACTTGAGTCGTAATTCTGCTGGCATAACGTTTATCCAACACGTGTACTTAAAATACACGTGCGTTGGTAAAGTATTCTCCTTTATTGTCACGTATTAGACAGTACTACTGCAGCGATAATTTAGGTTGGTTGCGAAAAAAATTGCAGGTTGAGAGGTAAACTTTCAGCCCTTGTGGTATGACAAATCTTTCAGTAAATTTATTTCGTACAATCACGGTTAACTCTATCTGGCATTTAGTAAACATTCCCAGCAGGATGTCAAACGTAATACCCAAAATATCACACCAGCGACACAAACTGGTCACCAACAATAGAATAGATATGTCACCCATCCGGCCCCTATGTATTTTAAGACGACCCACCCATGTGATAAATCTTCTGTTATGACGGGCTCGAAACAACCGGTTGTTTCATGGGGCTTCACTCATATCTATCTATAAGTCACTGGAGCATGCCCGTTCAAACGTTGTCATGCCATCTAAAACAGATCTAGTATTAAATAACAGTAGTTGTGAAACAGTAAGAATTCGGTTTCAAAGATAGTAACAATCCAGCGTGGCATTCAGCCCATACAAAGTGTCTAAAAAATCTGCCTATATGCACCTTTCgtataacattgaaaatagtaGAAAAGTTCACCCCTGTCGCCCCCATAAGATGCCTTGTGAAACCTTCCAGGGCCGATAGAGCTATACCGTATAAATAAAGGTTTCTAATCTAGAGACTGGCTGATACATTTCGATGCATAACAATTCTAAATATCTTTTCTCATGAGATGTCACATTAGTTTCGACGCATCTTTAGATCTAGAATGTTCTCTACGTTACTACCCGTTGTGGCTGCCATTTTGAACCCTCGGGGCTCGAGAAGGTTTACTTTGTGAAAGTGGCCCCAAAATAGACGAACAGCATTCTTTCAAGGTTCCTGTTTAATGAAGCATTGGGAAATGTTGTGTCTGAGGTCACCCATTTCTCACGTAAACACGCCCAGGCAGTCAGCGTGGTTTGGCGGGTAATGTCGTGTTTGAAAATAGCCCAAATACCACGCAATTAGGCGCCTTGCATAGCGTGTTCATGCTATGTTATTATTTACGATAGATAAATAGCCTAGACATGCAAACTGCCTGCGAAGCAAGGACGAAAACACCACTATTCGTATAGTTCTAGTTGCGACACAgcgctgcgacctaaaatttgacagattgctcaatgaatttcatggaTACAGgctaaaatatttgtttttacgcTTTTCTTTTGGTCGCCGTTTCAGTCATACttctacattttgcatgatatttataAAATGTATGAAATCAAGGGTTACGCAAATTCAAGTCGCAGCGAGAccgccgtcaagtggaatggtATGGGAACCTATGTACATGCATGGCCGGGAAATTTACCGTAACAATAATCGACGTGGATGGGAAACACATTCTAGTGTTATTATGGTGAATAAGGAAGAAATGGAGAAACACGGACATGGTCAGACTTCAAGCCACCTCGGCAAATGGTCTGTGATTGAGGTACATGTATCCAAAACATGTTTTCAAGTGAGTGAATAATTGGGCCCCCTTTCCAGTAGAcggtgatcgcgctgcgctttcaCTGCGATCGACCTGAAAtggatgtgtgtaaccttcgatttcagaCTGGGTAAATCATAGAAAATGAGcgagaaaagacaacaaacacacaaggcGCAAAGAGATTCGTTTTCTTTGCTATGCAATTCGTAaattgagcgatctgtcaaattttactTAGCAGAGacagcgcggcgagagcgctgTCCCAGTGGAAGGGGGTTGTTGCAGATCTCACTCAGCGTTCTTGTACTGTTTGTTTCAGACGGGCGGGATGATATCGTACGTGGTGGTGTGGGCGCTGAATGTACACGAGAAGATGAAGATGGTGACCAGCATCAACCTGGACTGGCTCTACCTGCCGCTCTACGTCACCAACATCGTCATCGGCGTCATCATGTACTTCGGCTGCTGCGCCGCGTTTCTGGAGCAGCGCAAATCTCTTCTTGTGGTACGGCAATTTTTCTTAAAAACAACCCGCTGTGAAATAAACACTGAAAATCTATATAGTAAACATTTATAGAACCCTTCCTCAAGGAGAATAATGATAACTGCTGTATGTCATATTGTCAACATTCATTCCAAAAGAAGTAATTATTTCATAGAACAATTGTTCGATGTCCCTTTGCAGTACGCCATGTGCCTTGTAGTTTTGATTCTTGCCGAGGTTTCATCGAGCACGTGGGCCCTGATCTACACAAGAACCACGGTACGTAAACCACATCAGAAGTTTTTTCCTATTTGAGGGCGTACTCAGATGTTTTCTCCGCATTGATTTACGTCTGTGATTAAAGGCACTGACTGGACGACCGAGAATGACCTTCgtgttgaaaatgttgaaatgttacaTGCAAGATCTGTATCAGCACTGAATTGCGATAGATGCAATGTAAGTTTCACATTGAATATACATTATGGACAAGTACATAGATTAAAGATGAGTATCCTGGACTAATGGCTATCCTATTTGATCACGTCTTGGTTTGTGTCTTCCAACAGTTCAACAGTTTTGCCGACAACTCCTTCAACACAACGATTGAAACGCACGGCACATTGGAGCAGTGGCCGGTGAAAGAATACCTCGAGGATTTCCAGAAAGAGGTTCGGATGAATAAACGAACATGATAATGTCTTAAAATGATACGATTGTGTATGAAATGCTTCTCTGGTAGTGTCAAATATTCAAAGTATATTTCAGTTATGCTTGGACTCTACGTGTTTCTTATCCTCAGTACCAGTGCTGTGGTTTACGCAGCCGGACAGACTGGAGAGAGCCGTACAAACACCCCACCTGTAAGTGCCGTAAAGACTTCAAGTCAGATGCCGACATTCAGCCGTGTATTCAGGTATGAAAATTCTCGTTTCTTTACAGATATCAATAagagagatagacagacaaacagagaaATCAGCTGTAATTCATATCGTCGTATTAAAATGCAGAACACTCTAAAGAACACGTAGAATGAAATATGCGTCGGttttgtccatggtgctgaagtaCCATCTCTCACTCACGATCATGCACGCCGTCTGGCCCAGACAAGAATTTCTACTTCGTCCAAGAAAGGCTAACGTTACAGATAGTAAGCGCTTTCATTATGCTGCATACACAATTTTGATATCTTAACTACCCCACAGTGTATTATCTAATTTAGAAATAAAACGTTGCATATTTTCCCAGCCTTGCGGACCCTACATCAAGGAATATCTAGCAAACACCTTCGTCTTACTTGGAATCGCAGGACTTGTGTTTGGTCACTTGCAGGTGCGTGTGGATATGAATCTTGTACCAGTAATAACCAAGCTTTAAAAAAGTAACATTCCATTTGTTTGGTGTGTGGTTAATTCAATTATAACACTAAAACAGtcttgtattttgatgtttacCTTTCTATCTGGCATTTCACGTGTCAAGATGTTAGGACCAGACTATGTCTGTCTTTGAATGTCATGGCCATGGAAATGCAACTCCTTGTGCACGTTGACATCTTAAACGGTCTTTATTTAGAATTTAATTTCTTATTgcaaaacaacatcaacatgTCTATGTTAAACTTCGTTTTTGTAGTTGCTTGGAATCATTTTGGCCTGCCTGTTATACCGACACCCAACCACGCGGGTACGGACCAAAAGAAGACGACAGTCCCGTGCCGGGTCGTCCGGGAACACCAGCTCCGGCCTCTACAGTAACAGCACCGTGGGCGGGGGCGACGAGGAGTCCGCCGTGCTACCTGTCTCTAACGGTAACGGCAAAGAAAGGGCGACGAAAAAGAACCGTTACTTTGGAGATCTGACGTCACTGCCAAAAAGACTTCAACATAACAAAG
The sequence above is drawn from the Branchiostoma floridae strain S238N-H82 chromosome 4, Bfl_VNyyK, whole genome shotgun sequence genome and encodes:
- the LOC118413341 gene encoding CD151 antigen-like; this translates as MERFWPFKRRHRDTPCCSYIAIQFTLFFFNFVFWTGGMISYVVVWALNVHEKMKMVTSINLDWLYLPLYVTNIVIGVIMYFGCCAAFLEQRKSLLVYAMCLVVLILAEVSSSTWALIYTRTTFNSFADNSFNTTIETHGTLEQWPVKEYLEDFQKEYQCCGLRSRTDWREPYKHPTCKCRKDFKSDADIQPCIQPCGPYIKEYLANTFVLLGIAGLVFGHLQLLGIILACLLYRHPTTRVRTKRRRQSRAGSSGNTSSGLYSNSTVGGGDEESAVLPVSNGNGKERATKKNRYFGDLTSLPKRLQHNKV